GGCTGGAGTGGCAACACGACCGAACACACCAGAAATTCTTGGCATAGCTGCCTAACTTGGGTATCGGATATCAAACCTAAACGCAGCCATATATCTAGTCCTTCTAATAACTGAGGATGGGAGGATGGCAATCTAATTTCAAATTTTAGCGGGCGCTCAAGGGGCGATGACATAAGCGGCAGCGGTATCAGTATATACTTTAAGTAGATTTCAATTAAAGTATATTTTGGTTCTAATTGTGCCACTTATTAGGCTAATTGATATTAATTTTTAACCTCCGAGCGATATTCAAATGCCAATTGTCTGCTTTTAGGTTCCGCATTGCAGTCTTTAAAGCGCAAGACCCATACGTATCTTTGGTTTAGGAAGATTTTTTTAGTTTCCAGAGAAAGTCATTTATCTGCTGTAAGTTGGAGTTATAAATTTTCTCAATTCCAGCTTTTAAGAAGTCAGAGGGCTTGAACAAGAATATGTCAGTAAAACCATTAGTAATCTGTGGCAACTTATTTTTATCTACAACTTGAAATCTTACTTTCGGATCGACTAAATGACCAAACATTTGTATTGATGCAATTATGTTCTCATTACTAACATCAGTAATTAATAGTGGCTTATTACCTTGACTAATAATTTTAGCAATTTCAGGATATTCCTGGTATTTTTCAGGAAGTTTGTTCCACCACATTTGAGTTTGAGAGTGGAGTATACAAGATATAATTCCGCCCATAATGACTAAACCTACTAGAAGTGACCAGAGCTTTTTTTGCCAAACTTTAATATAAACAGAGGTGAGTTTGGTGGTAAACAGGTAAGCAACAGCTAACTGTATACCTAAAACAGAAGGAAGTGTATATCGACTAGTAGCGTATCGCTTTTGAAAGACGAAATCTACTATTAGTAGTGGAAGCCCTACAGACCCAATCAAGGTTAAGACAAATAACCAAACTTCTTTAGAGGTTCTTCGACAGAGAACATAAATCGAGTAAATTACTATAGCTAAAATAACTAAAATAAAAGGAATTAATGCAATCTTAAGTTTTCCTGGATCGCTAGGGCTAATACCTAAATCAAGAAATGTGCGACTAAAAATACCAGCCCATCTTGCAGATGACGCGAATAATCCTTGTTTAGAATTCGCCCAATCTATTGCTTCTTCATGAGAGTTGGTAATAATAATCCAAATCCAAGGTACAAAAGTTATAAAGCCCGTAAGCGATGATAGCAGGTAATAAATCGATGTTTTAGTCAATCGGAAGCGTTCGATTGCAATTACATAAATCCCTTGTGCTAAAGCAATCAAGGTAAAAAATATATGAGTATAAAAGCCTAGCACCAATGTTGCTGTATAAATGCACCAACTAACCTTTGTTTGAAGGCGCATGGCTCGCAACAGCGCTAGGCTCGATATTAATATGGCTACTATCCATAAACTGTATGCCCGTGCTTCTTGTGCATACACTACATGAATAGGTGAAACAGCTACCAAAGCAATGGCTACCCACCCTATTCGTGAAGACTCAAATAATTCTTTACATAGCCAATAAAGACAAGGAAAAGTGAGTAGACTAATAAATGCCGAAAAACTCCTTGTTACTGTTACAGAATTGCCAAACAATTCTACCCAAAACTGGGTCATCAAAATGTATAGCGGCAAAATCTGTGAGTCTTCTAAAATAATCCCTTTAATTGTATCAATTGTGTTTTTCTCAGGATTAGGATACTGGTATTTATCCAAATCTTGTATGCTGAATAAATGGCCATCCGTTAACTGCTTGTGTAGCTCTAACTGTGTATAGCCAGATATGCGTAATGATGAGAAAACTTCATCAGGCCAATAGATTTTTTTGTCAATATTGACGAATCGAAAAAATACACCTATTACTAATAAAATAATGACTAAAAAACGTAACCAAGATTGAGAAATATTCCAGTTCTGTGACAATTCTTTTTTCATACAGGTTTCAATCTCTTCAAAGCCTTAATAATCATTTATCCCATCTCAAAATCAATTAAATATAATTAACTTTTTCTTTATTGATTCTTCCTCCATTAATTGATAGTAATTCGCATTTAAAATTACTATCAATTTTAAGGTATAACATTCAGTTAGAAAATTAATAACAAAGGTTTAAAATGTTTTTTATAGTCGTTTTTCTAACTATTCGTGTTTAGCATAACAGTTAGAAGCTAGCAAGTAAACACCTGAATAACTTTTCTCAGGTTAACACTTAAGTAGTATCGAGTTTTATATAAATATTTTAATTTTAGCTAAAGATATCGTATGTCTATAGAATAATTTGGAAGATGTTGAAGCTTTTGGCAACATTATCCCATATTCAATACAATTGTTTATCTGTCATCGTATAGTATAAATTAATCTAGATTTAACATACTTGCGTTAAAAATAAAAAGATTTGATAAATTTTAGATGAGAATACTATAAATATGTCTACGAGTAAAATTGAAACCAAAGGTGTATTAATGTTTGTTTCAACCTTACCCAAGGATTGAAAACTGAAGGTGTCCAGGTAGAGATGAGAGTAAGCGCCTTGTTTGGCTACTTCCTTGGCTATTTAGCACGAGTTTGCGTTGATCCCATACCTTCAGGAGACCCCGATCGTAACTGTAATAAGCTTCGTGGGAAGTTTACATCTTTAACCTCGTAGTACAACTACTACCCAGAGAATTGTTAAACCTTCATCTGGTTGGTATGTTATGTAATGCTAACCTTGTAATGGGATGCTTAACTTTAGCGATCGCTACTCAATAAATCGAGCTGAAACTAGTTGCGATCGCCAAACCAACCAAGAATTGATCGTCAAAGCGTTGATTGAGTCGCTAGCCTCATGTCATTTTGCCACCTTCTATACTTATTGCCTTCACTTTGTCTCTTCCAGTAATAGAATTAAGGACGAAGCCTTGGTAAAGCTTTCAACTATCACAAAGATAGAAGCTGTAGTAGCAGATTTGGCCAAATGTCAGGAAATCAAAATCTGTATCCCAAAATAGGCCCTTAGTATAGTAGCATATAAAACGCTTGTAAGATTTTTATGACTTCCCGTATTCGCTTTTTGATGTGTCCTCCTGACCACTACGATGTAGACTATGTGATTAACCCCTGGATGGAAGGGAATATTCACAAATCATCGCGCGATCGCGCCGTGGAACAGTGGCAGGGATTACACCAGATCCTTAAACAACACGCCATTGTAGACTTAGTATCACCCCAAAAAGGTTGGCCTGATTTAGTTTTTACCGCCAACGCTGGCTTGGTACTGGGGGAAAATGTCGTACTCAGTCGCTTTTTACATAAAGAACGCCAGGGAGAGGAACCTTTCTTCAAAGAATGGTTTGAGCAAAATGGTTATATAGTCAATGAACTTCCTAAAGATTTGCCCTTTGAAGGTGCAGGAGATGCACTACTAGATCGAGAAGGACGCTGGTTATGGGCGGGATACGGTTTCCGTTCAGAATTAGATTCTCACCCTTATTTAGCTAAATGGCTGGATATTGAGGTTCTCTCTCTGCGACTCATAGACGAACGTTTTTATCACTTGGATACCTGTTTTTGTCCGTTAGCAAATGGCTATTTGCTCTACTATCCAGGTGCTTTTGATTCTTACTCCAACCGCTTAATTGAAATGCGAGTCGCACCAGAAAAGCGAATCGCAATTGCTGAAGCCGATGCAGTTAACTTCGCTTGTAATACAGTGAATGTGGACAGCATTGTGATCATGAACAAGGCGAGTGATGCTTTGAAAACCCGCCTTGCAGATGTGGGTTTCCAAGTGCTGGAAACACCACTGACGGAATTTCTCAAAGCTGGTGGTGCAGCTAAATGCTTAACTTTGCGCGTAACGGAACCAGTTAGGGATGAAATTCATGCCAATGTCTCGGTAGAAAGCCGAATCATTCGCATGGAAGGACACTTACTTGATGCTGGCTTAATTAACCGCGCCTTGGATTTGATTATAGATGCCGGGGGAAGTTTCCAAGTCTTGAATTTCAACTTGGGAGAACAACGCCAAAGTACCTCTGCCGCAGAAGTGAGAGTATCAGCACCATCCCATGAGGTGATGGAAGAAATCATTTCCCGATTAATTGATTTGGGTGCTGTAGATTTACCCCATGATGAGCGAGACGCGATCTTGGAACCTGTGATCCAAAATGGTGTAGCGCCCGATGATTTCTACGTCAGTACAATTTATCCTACCGAAGTGCGGATTAATGGGCAATGGATAAAGGTAGAAAATCAGCGGATGGATGGCGCGATCGCAATTACTCAAACTCCCTCTGGTTTAGTAGCTAGGTGTAAAATACTACGAGATTTAGAAGTTGGCGAACGAGTAATTGTAGACGTACTAGGTATCCGTACTATTCGCAAAACGGAATCGCGCGAACAACGCAGCACCCAAGAATTCAGCTTTATGTCGGCGGGCGTTTCCAGCGAACGACGCGTGGAATTGGTGGTTGAACAAGTCGCTTGGGAATTACGGAAAATCCGCGATGCTGGCGGTAAGGTAGTTGTTACGGCTGGGCCCGTGGTGATTCACACTGGTGGCGGCGAACACTTGGCGCAACTGGTTCGGGAAGGATACGTGCAAGCGCTGCTGGGTGGTAATGCGATCGCAGTTCACGACATCGAGCAAAATATCATGGGCACTTCCTTGGGTGTGGACATGAAGCGGGGTGTCGCCGTTCGTGGTGGACACCGCCATCACCTAAAGGTAATTAATAGTATCCGTCGTTATGGCAGCATTCCCAAAGCTGTGGAGGCGGGGGCAATTAAGAGTGGCGTGATGTATGAGTGCGTCCACAATAATGTACCTTTTGTGCTTGCGGGATCGATTCGGGATGATGGGCCTTTGCCTGATACCCAAATGGATTTGATTCAGGCGCAGGAGCAATATGCTAAACACCTAGAAGGTGCGGAGATGATTTTGATGCTGTCATCGATGCTGCACTCCATTGGTGTGGGAAATATGACTCCGGCGGGAGTGAAGATGGTGTGTGTGGATATTAATCCAGCTGTGGTGACTAAGTTAAGCGATCGCGGTTCTGTAGAATCGGTGGGTGTGGTGACGGATGTGGGATTGTTCCTGAGTCTGTTGATTCAGCAGTTGGATAAGTTGACAAGTCCCTATGTTAATAAGGTAGGTTAAGAGACGAACCGCAGAGGCGCAGAGGACGCAGAGAAAGGGAGATGACAAGAGTAGCTTTCAGGGAAGAGTTTCAGGTTAATTGGGTAAGTTTGATTGCTGATTTCTTGTTAGTAGGGATGGTTTTTGGCCCGCCAATTGCTCCCTTTCTGGCTGCGTCTGGAGTGTCTTTGCTTCCTGGGATTGCGGACATCATTTATTTCATGGGTAATCATGTGTGTCCGCAACCAACTATGGGGTTAGATTTGGCACCACCATATATTATGGCTGTGTGTATGCGCTGTTACGGCACTGTCACGGGTTTGCTGATTACTCGCCTGCTGTATGGAATAACTGGTGGTAAAGGATTTTACTGGTTAAGTCAGTATGGATGGAGTGGTGTGGCGATCGCCAGTGTGCTGATGATGGCTTATCCTTTAGAATTGGCAGCACAAATTTTCGGTTTGTGGAGTTTTAATAATTATCTAGTTACACCTTTTGGGTTGATTACGGGTTTAGCGTGGGGATTGTTTACTATGCCCATTTTCCACGGGTGGCGAGGTGCTAAAACTAGCTTGGATAGATTTTAGTCTGACTCCTAATTTCTTCTTCAAATCAGCATCCCAGCAATACAAGCGGTGATAAAACCCGCCAACGATCCGCCAATCATCGATCTTACACCCATACGAGCTAAATCATGTTGGCGATTAGGTGCTATCCCAGTAATACCGCCAATGGTAATGCCAATTGAACCTATATTTGCAAAGTTACATAAGGCGTAAGTCGCAATAATTACTGCACGTTGGGAAATTTTACCATTTTCAATTAGTGCCTTCAAATCCAAAAAAGCAATAAACTCATTGAGAATTGTCTTTGTACCCAACAAAGCCCCCACTTGCTGACAATCAGCCCAAGGTACGCCCATTAACCACGCTACGGGAGCCATAAAAATAGACAAAATCAACTGTAATGACAGTTGCGGCAAACCCACAAATGTCCCCAACCATCCCAGGAGTGCATTTAAAGCAGCCAATAATCCTAAAAAGGCGATAATTATTACCCCAACATTAACCGCTAGCTTCACGCCGTCAATTGCTCCAGCTGTAGCAGCATCAATTGCATTTACATAATTGGTTTTTACCTCTGCCTTTACTTCACCAAGTGTCTCTGATACTTCTGTTTCTGGATACAGCAATTTTGATACTACCAATGATGTGGGAGCAGTCATAAAAAAAGCGGCAATTAGATGTTCTGCTGGTATTCCAAAAGAAAGATATGCCCCTAGTACTCCACCTGCAATTGTGGCAAAACCACCCGTCATCACGGCATGAAGTTCTGATTGCGTCATCTTCGCTATATAAGGTTTAACCATCAGCGCTGACTCTGTTGGCCCTAAAAAGATGTTACCCGCACAGGATAAAGATTCAGAACCCGATGTTTTCAACGTCTTCGTCATTACCCACGCCATCACATTTACCACTCGCTGTAAAATGCCGTAGTAATATAAGACACTTATAAAGGCAGAGAAAAAGATAATTGTCGGCAGCACTTGGAAGGCAAAGAAATGATCCTTAAAATTTTCTCCAAAGACAAATTTGGCACCAACATCAGAAAAAGCTAAAAATTTGCTGACAAAATCTCCCAGAAATTTAAACACAGTCAAACCCCAAGGAGTTTTAAGAATCACGATTGCCAATGCAAATTCTAATCCCAAACCCCATGCCACTATGCGCCAACGCACCGCTTGACGATTAACCGAAAAAGCGTAGGATATACCGATAAAAACTAAGATTCCTAACGCAGAGATGGCGCGTTCCATATTTACTCCCAAAAAAGTATCGCTAAGGCACTTGGACACAAAGCATACACAAAAATCTGCCTTGTTTTGTGGCTTTGTAGTCAATAACTAGAGTTTTGGTGCTGTAAACAAGAAATTAGCGATCGCAAATTCATATCTTGTTACAAAACCGTGTTTATTTGTGTTTCACAATCCCATAACTGTGCGATAATGTGCTTCAATTTGCGCGACGGTTTCAGACTTGCGCTTTGTCTCCCATTGACTGCGATTAAATAATTCTTGCCGCAATTCATCAACGTTAATTGTGGTAACTTTACCATCAGCAACAATTTGCTTGCCATTCACCCAAACACTATCAACAACATTATTAGGACGACCTAAAACTAATAAACCAATAGGATCTGTACGCGGAAGCAATGATAAATTAGTGAGGTCATAAAGTACTAAATCTGCTTGTTTGCCCACACTGAGAGAACCGAGATTATCTGCAAGATTCAATCCTTTTGCACCTCCTAAAGATGCCATCTCTACTGCTTGCCGGGGTGTAATCCAGTGTTGATAATCTGAGTCTGTAATATTATGTAAAATAGAACCCATTTTAATGGCTTCTAGCAAATCTTGAGAGTCATTACTTGAAGCACCATCGCAACCGAAAGTTACATTTACTCCAGCTTGGCGATATTTTAAAATGGGGGCGATGCCACTACCTAAACGTAGATTGCTTAAGGGATTATGAACAACTGTAGATTGAGTTTCGGCGAGGATGGCGATATCCGCATCATTTAACCAAACGCAATGAGCTAGAGTTGTGCGATCGCTCAAAAACCCGATTCTTTTCAAATGTTCCACGGCAGTACAACCGTACTTTTCTTGAGCGAGTTTTTCCTGTGCCCTAGTTTCGAGTAAATGGGAGTGACGACAAAGATTATAGCGATCGCTTAACTCGATGCATCCCGCAAATAAAGCATTACTACACAATTGTATCCCCGTTGGTGCTACCAAAATATTTACACCTTCATCTGGACGATGAAACTGCCTCACCGCCTCTTCGATAATTTCCAATGTTGCCGCAGTTGAACGATGATAAGGTTCATGAGTTCTTGCTGATTCCCCAGATGGAATACCTGCGCTGAGGGATTCATCTTGAATTAAGGGGGCGATAAAGGCGCGAATCCCAACTTCTCTGTAAGCGCGGGTTGCAGTGGCGATCGTTTCTAACTCAAGTCCGGGAATTAACACCAGGTGATCTACTACACTCGTACCGCCAGAAAGCAAGGTTTCTACCGCAGTACCCAAGGCGCTGAGATAAACCTGTTCAGTGTCGAGGGGGGCAAAATCATACAGTTCCGCCAACCATAATTCTAAAGGCAAAACTGACATGATTCCCCGTTGCCACATCTCTGATGAGTGGGTGTGAGCGTTGAAAAAGCCAGGTAGCAGCAGTTTGTTTTTGCCATCTATGACAGTGCCGATTACTGGTAGATTGGGGGCAATAGCTGCAATTGCCCCATCTACAATCTGTACATCTACCGTCGCATAATCATCGCTGGCGGCAATTAAAACATTCTGAATAGTGAAACTTACCATATTTAACCTTGATTAAGTAATTGTATTTTCAACTGAATTTCAAGTTACAAGATAGAAAATGGTGTAGGGTATTACAATTTTATGAATTTGCCTTTTCGGACATTGGGAGTCTCACCAAATGCGTGGACAGTGAATGATGCGATCGCAGATATCACCCGTCCTCAAAAACCCCCACAACCCGTTATTTTATCAACAGAAACTAAAACCCTGCGTTTAGACTTGGCAAAAGCCGCTATCCTCGTCATTGATATGCAAAACGACTTCTGTCACCCTGATGGCTGGTTAGCGCATATTGGCGTGGATGTAACTCCAGCACGTCAGCCTATTAAACCTTTGAATAACTTACTTCCAGAACTTCGTGACGCGGGTGTTCCAGTCATTTGGATAAATTGGGGGAATCGCCCTGACTTACTCAATATTAGTGCTGGTTCGCGTCATGTCTATAACCCCACAGGGGCAGGCGTGGGATTAGGCGATCCCCTACCAAGTAATGGTGCAAGAGTCCTAATGGCGGGTAGTTGGGCTGCGGCAGTAGTAGATGAACTAGAACAGGTTCCTGAAGATATTCGTGTGGACAAATATCGCATGAGTGGGTTTTGGGATACCCCATTAGATAGTATCTTGCGGAATCTGGGAAGCACAACATTATTTTTTGCTGGTGTTAATGCCGATCAGTGCGTGCTAGCTACCTTATGTGATGCTAATTTCTTAGGATATGACTGCGTGTTAGTTAAAGATTGTAGCGCTACGACTTCGCCTGAATATTGTTGGCTAGCAACGTTGTACAATGTTAAACAATGCTTTGGTTTTGTCACTGACTCCCAAGAGATTTTAACAGCGCTGCAAAAGAGTGAGGAGTGATTAGATTTTAGATTTTTCCTTCAATCCAAAATTCAAAATTGGTTGAATGAGGAGTATTTAGTGTTTAGTAATTAATGATTTTGTCATTTATACAACTTAAAACTTACGTATAACCCACGCGGTAGGGGCAATTAATTCATGGATTTTCCCTACCTGAAAATCTTTCTTGGTGGCTATTGTTTGCATCATTTCTGACAACTCATAACTGACATATTCAAGACTAAGATTTTAGGAATTTTCATACCCATCGATAACTTTAGAGGGGATAAATAAATGTACGCTACTCGTTGTGTAATTCCGGTTATCAAATCTCCTAAAGATTACCAAGTATATCGCATTAGTCCCAATGACTCTAATCGATTAGCAATTATTTTCGATTCGACAAATGCTAATACTTCCTTAACTTGCTGTATAGAAATTTTTGATGTCGGTGGACAAACACCACCAAATCGCCATCAGTGGGCGGTGGAAATGTTTTTTGTCCTCAAAGGGGAAGCGATCGCTATGTGTGACGGCAAGAGTGCCACTATCAAAGCTGGAGATAGTTTATTAGTGCCTCCAACTGGGACTCATTTGATTAAAAATACTGGTTCTACTCGCTTGTATACGTTGACTGTCATGGTTCCCAACGAAGACTTTTCCGAATTGATTCGCAGTGGCATTCCATCGGAGTTAGATGCAGAAGATATGGCTGTACTAGGGAGATTGAATACTTTGATGCCCTGTTAAATTAATTCATAATTGACTGAGATAGAAAGTGGAAAGTTATCTTATTCCCAGTCATAGACTGGGAATAACTAATGTGAGTTTTCTTTTTTTGAGATTTAGCTACGAACTTTTGTGAGGATTTTTTGCGAATAAAACGAAGCCGATTCTTCGTTTTTGGAGCAATCTTGTGCGAACTTAATCAAATGATGCCCCACAAGTCCGACGTGAATCAAGTTTTCAATATCACCTGCTTTCAGCGCTGGCTTGGCCATTTTCCAGAAAGTCTGACGATAGTTACTAAATAAGCCTATCCGCAGCAAAATGTTAGTTAAATAAGTTAAACCTTTGCGAATATTAGCCCCAGAAGTGCGAGCAGGACTGTTAGGTACTTCAATGCGATTTGGATATGTGTGTTCCATATTGTAAGCAAACCGCTCATATAAAAATTCCGGCTCATAAGCAGTTGTGATGCAGCGCCGCCACATCTCGACAACTTGCTCGTAGGGCATCAAAAACTCAACATTTGATTCCCGGCTTTCATCAAATACGAGTCGTCCTTCTGCTTCTAACCTCCGCCATAACGGAGTTCTAGGCAAAGCATGAAGTAGATTAATTGTCAACATGGGAATTTGAGATGCCCGAATAAATTCGATAATTCGGTCTGCTGTTTCTGGTGTATCTGTATCTAACCCGATAATGATTCCTGATACTACTTCCATGCCATAGCTATTTAAAACCTGAATTGCTTTTAAAATTGGCATACTCAGATTTTGATCTTTGGAAATGGCATGGAGAGCATCTGGTTCAGGTGTTTCGATACCGCAAAAGATCGTGCAGAAATAGGCTTCGCGCATCATCTCCAGCAGTTTTGGGCTTTGAGCTAGGTTGAGGGTTGCTTCACAAGCAAACTGGATGGGGTAGCCATTGCGTTTTTGCCAGTCAATCAGGTGAGGAAGTAACTTCATGGCAGCGCGGCGATCGCCAACAAAGTTATCATCGACAAAATACACTGCCCCCATATTGCCAGATTGTCGCATTGCATCTAGCTCGGCAACCACTTGCTCTGGTGTTTTCATCCGGGGACTGTTGCCATAGAGTTCTGGAATATCACAAAACTCGCAGCGATAAGGACAACCGCTAGAAAACTGCACATTTGCTAAGAAATAATCATCGATATCCAGCAAATGATAAGCTGGAGTTGGAAACTCTGTTAAAGGTAAACGTTCCTTCGTTTCAAAGCGGATTTGCCTTTGAGGACGTTCTAAGTTTTGGTCTAGATACTCGATCATGCGATCGCTAGCATCTCCCAACTCACCCAAATGTAAAATGTCAAATTCAGGATAATATTCTGGACACCCAGATACCGAAGGGCCACCCACCACTGTGATTTTCCCGGCTCGATGGGCAAGCTCATTAATTTGATTAATCTGTGGTTTTTGGATATGCATTCCACTCACAATTACCGCATCAGCCCATTGGTAATCAGCCCTGGTTGCTGATTTGACATTCTCATCAATAAACCGCACTTCCCATTTTTGAGGTAAATAGGCAGCCACAATTAAAATACCTTGGGGTGGCATAAAAGCCCGGACATTACCCATCAGTGGGTAGGCATGATGAAAAGTACCAAAGGAGCGGCTGTATTTAGGAAAGATGCAAAGAATGCGTCGATGGTTCGAGGGAACGTAGCTGGTTCTCTTAGTGTTAGAAGCGGTTTTGGAATCGGCCGCTATATAAGTTGGATTCTCTAAAGACTTAAGATTTACGGTCATCGCAAATTTCACCCCAGAAGACTGAGCAGTTAATTTGACAATTTATTGACACAATTCAGTGATAATTCCAACTAGCTTACCGCGATCCTTCAGAAGTTTTTAACTGTAAAATATAAAATTCCTCCTAGAGGGGTATGATTCACCCTTTCTCAGAATGCAGTTTTGCAATTACCGATGCGTTTGAGTCGCCAGATTCTGGCTTATGAGTTAATTCATCTAGAATGCTTAGGAAAAAAGTAGTTACCGATATAGTTGGTTATATGTTGGTATATTTGGTACTATTTTACCTAGCATCAATTTTATGGAAGAAATTTCTCAAACGCCTTTTCTATGAAAAGAAGACAAATTTTTGGCTTATTGGGTATAGCAGTTGCTGGTTTGCTCCTGGCAATTGGTTTACCGTTAGTTAATCCTTCTGCTGTAATAGCACAGTCAAACAGTACTATCCTCGTCTCCGCAGCCGCCAGCTTAAAAGAGGCACTAGAGGAAATTAAGCCTTTGTACCAACAAAGTAAATCAGATGTCAACATTACTTATAATTTTGGGGCTTCTGGTGCCTTGCAGCAACAGATCGAGCAAGGTGCCCCGGCAGATATCTTTATCTCTGCTGGCAAAAAGCAAGTGGATGCCCTAGAACAAAAAGGACTTTTGGTAACAGGTAGCCGTGCTAACTTGGCAAATAACCGTCTAGTCTTGATTGTGGCTCAGGATGTTGTTGGCATCACTAGTTTCTACAATTTAACAGATAGTAAGATTAAAAAAATTGCGATCGGTGAACCTAGAAGTGTACCCGCCGGTCAATATGGGGAGCAAGTCTTAAAGAAATTGAAACTTTATAATCAGGTAAAGCCCAAATTAGTCTTTGCTAACAATGTGCGTCAAGTTTTGGCAGCAGTAGAAAGTGGTAACGCTGAAGCGGGTTTAGTTTATGCTACTGATGCCAAAATTTCCAACAAGGTAAAAGTCGTAGTTGCTGCTGACGATAAGTTTCACTCACCGATTGTCTATCCAATGGCAGTAATTAAAAGCAGTAAAAATATTCCAGCAGCCAAAGAGTTTATCCAGTTTTTATCTGGCAGTGAAGCCAAGACTGTACTCAAAAAATATGGGTTTCTTGTAAGTTAGAAAGAGGCTTAAGAGGTTATTTGAATAAGTGTTTCGCTGTGACTTGAGGCACTATTAGATCCCCCTAAACCCTTTAAAAAGGGTTGGAGAATCTTTTGTACGTAAGTCCTAAAGGAAAATAACCAATGCCCCATACCCTTTAATACAAAGACTTAATCCACCGCCATTCCTGTGTCAAGCCATCTCTCAGGGAGACTTGTGGCTGATATCCCAGAATTTTCTGCGCTTTAGATACATCAGCAGCAGTGTGGCGTGCATCTCCCATCGCTTTTTCTATGTGGTTTCTTTTGATTGGTTTGCCAACGATTTCTTCAATCGTATCTAAGACTTCTGCTAAAACCACCCTGCTACCACCACCGATATTAAAAATTTCTCCCACTGCTTGGGGTGTGGAAGCAGCGGCTAAATTGGCCGCGACTATATCACCAACAAATGTAAACTCCCGCGT
The Nostoc punctiforme PCC 73102 genome window above contains:
- a CDS encoding amidohydrolase, which codes for MVSFTIQNVLIAASDDYATVDVQIVDGAIAAIAPNLPVIGTVIDGKNKLLLPGFFNAHTHSSEMWQRGIMSVLPLELWLAELYDFAPLDTEQVYLSALGTAVETLLSGGTSVVDHLVLIPGLELETIATATRAYREVGIRAFIAPLIQDESLSAGIPSGESARTHEPYHRSTAATLEIIEEAVRQFHRPDEGVNILVAPTGIQLCSNALFAGCIELSDRYNLCRHSHLLETRAQEKLAQEKYGCTAVEHLKRIGFLSDRTTLAHCVWLNDADIAILAETQSTVVHNPLSNLRLGSGIAPILKYRQAGVNVTFGCDGASSNDSQDLLEAIKMGSILHNITDSDYQHWITPRQAVEMASLGGAKGLNLADNLGSLSVGKQADLVLYDLTNLSLLPRTDPIGLLVLGRPNNVVDSVWVNGKQIVADGKVTTINVDELRQELFNRSQWETKRKSETVAQIEAHYRTVMGL
- a CDS encoding glycosyltransferase family 39 protein encodes the protein MKKELSQNWNISQSWLRFLVIILLVIGVFFRFVNIDKKIYWPDEVFSSLRISGYTQLELHKQLTDGHLFSIQDLDKYQYPNPEKNTIDTIKGIILEDSQILPLYILMTQFWVELFGNSVTVTRSFSAFISLLTFPCLYWLCKELFESSRIGWVAIALVAVSPIHVVYAQEARAYSLWIVAILISSLALLRAMRLQTKVSWCIYTATLVLGFYTHIFFTLIALAQGIYVIAIERFRLTKTSIYYLLSSLTGFITFVPWIWIIITNSHEEAIDWANSKQGLFASSARWAGIFSRTFLDLGISPSDPGKLKIALIPFILVILAIVIYSIYVLCRRTSKEVWLFVLTLIGSVGLPLLIVDFVFQKRYATSRYTLPSVLGIQLAVAYLFTTKLTSVYIKVWQKKLWSLLVGLVIMGGIISCILHSQTQMWWNKLPEKYQEYPEIAKIISQGNKPLLITDVSNENIIASIQMFGHLVDPKVRFQVVDKNKLPQITNGFTDIFLFKPSDFLKAGIEKIYNSNLQQINDFLWKLKKSS
- a CDS encoding TIGR00300 family protein, whose product is MTSRIRFLMCPPDHYDVDYVINPWMEGNIHKSSRDRAVEQWQGLHQILKQHAIVDLVSPQKGWPDLVFTANAGLVLGENVVLSRFLHKERQGEEPFFKEWFEQNGYIVNELPKDLPFEGAGDALLDREGRWLWAGYGFRSELDSHPYLAKWLDIEVLSLRLIDERFYHLDTCFCPLANGYLLYYPGAFDSYSNRLIEMRVAPEKRIAIAEADAVNFACNTVNVDSIVIMNKASDALKTRLADVGFQVLETPLTEFLKAGGAAKCLTLRVTEPVRDEIHANVSVESRIIRMEGHLLDAGLINRALDLIIDAGGSFQVLNFNLGEQRQSTSAAEVRVSAPSHEVMEEIISRLIDLGAVDLPHDERDAILEPVIQNGVAPDDFYVSTIYPTEVRINGQWIKVENQRMDGAIAITQTPSGLVARCKILRDLEVGERVIVDVLGIRTIRKTESREQRSTQEFSFMSAGVSSERRVELVVEQVAWELRKIRDAGGKVVVTAGPVVIHTGGGEHLAQLVREGYVQALLGGNAIAVHDIEQNIMGTSLGVDMKRGVAVRGGHRHHLKVINSIRRYGSIPKAVEAGAIKSGVMYECVHNNVPFVLAGSIRDDGPLPDTQMDLIQAQEQYAKHLEGAEMILMLSSMLHSIGVGNMTPAGVKMVCVDINPAVVTKLSDRGSVESVGVVTDVGLFLSLLIQQLDKLTSPYVNKVG
- a CDS encoding NupC/NupG family nucleoside CNT transporter; translated protein: MERAISALGILVFIGISYAFSVNRQAVRWRIVAWGLGLEFALAIVILKTPWGLTVFKFLGDFVSKFLAFSDVGAKFVFGENFKDHFFAFQVLPTIIFFSAFISVLYYYGILQRVVNVMAWVMTKTLKTSGSESLSCAGNIFLGPTESALMVKPYIAKMTQSELHAVMTGGFATIAGGVLGAYLSFGIPAEHLIAAFFMTAPTSLVVSKLLYPETEVSETLGEVKAEVKTNYVNAIDAATAGAIDGVKLAVNVGVIIIAFLGLLAALNALLGWLGTFVGLPQLSLQLILSIFMAPVAWLMGVPWADCQQVGALLGTKTILNEFIAFLDLKALIENGKISQRAVIIATYALCNFANIGSIGITIGGITGIAPNRQHDLARMGVRSMIGGSLAGFITACIAGMLI
- a CDS encoding DUF2085 domain-containing protein, with translation MTRVAFREEFQVNWVSLIADFLLVGMVFGPPIAPFLAASGVSLLPGIADIIYFMGNHVCPQPTMGLDLAPPYIMAVCMRCYGTVTGLLITRLLYGITGGKGFYWLSQYGWSGVAIASVLMMAYPLELAAQIFGLWSFNNYLVTPFGLITGLAWGLFTMPIFHGWRGAKTSLDRF